The following proteins come from a genomic window of Paenibacillus spongiae:
- a CDS encoding zinc-binding alcohol dehydrogenase family protein, with protein sequence MNNQAMMKAVGLHRYLPIEQPDSLMDVMIPKPIPAGRDLLVKVLAVSVNPIDTKLRSPKDLVEKEPRILGFDAAGIVEHAGPDCTFFKPGDEVYYSGSIARSGSNSEYQLVDERIVGIKPRTLDFAEAAALPLTGITAWEALYDRLGISGQQEVNRNKTILIIGAAGGVGSIATQLANHAELTVIGTASRPESTAWAKRHGAAHVIDHHEPLAPQLNALGYPHVNYILCLNDTDRYWADMAEIIAPQGVICSIVETKELVRISMLKNKSAAFVWEFMFTRSMYETPDMVQQHHLLNRISGLIDDGTIHTTLTERLSPIHAGNLRLAHAKLEEGGMIGKLVIEGW encoded by the coding sequence ATGAACAATCAAGCTATGATGAAGGCCGTAGGCCTGCACCGTTACCTCCCCATCGAACAGCCCGACAGCTTAATGGATGTCATGATACCTAAGCCAATCCCCGCAGGACGCGACCTGCTCGTCAAGGTGCTTGCCGTATCCGTCAACCCGATTGATACCAAGCTTCGTTCACCGAAGGATCTTGTCGAGAAGGAGCCGCGCATCCTCGGGTTCGATGCAGCCGGGATCGTCGAGCATGCCGGACCGGATTGCACGTTTTTCAAGCCCGGAGACGAGGTGTACTATTCCGGCAGCATAGCCCGCTCCGGCAGCAACAGCGAGTATCAATTGGTGGACGAACGGATCGTGGGAATCAAGCCCCGGACGCTGGATTTCGCGGAAGCGGCTGCCCTCCCGTTAACCGGCATTACCGCATGGGAAGCCTTGTACGACCGGCTTGGCATCTCCGGCCAGCAGGAGGTCAACCGCAACAAGACCATTCTTATCATCGGTGCGGCAGGCGGCGTCGGTTCTATCGCGACTCAGCTGGCCAATCATGCCGAATTAACGGTTATCGGCACGGCTTCCAGGCCGGAATCCACTGCATGGGCCAAACGTCACGGCGCGGCTCACGTTATTGACCATCATGAGCCTCTAGCCCCTCAATTGAACGCGCTCGGCTATCCGCATGTCAACTATATCCTCTGTTTGAACGATACGGACCGGTATTGGGCGGATATGGCTGAGATTATTGCGCCGCAGGGCGTTATTTGTTCCATCGTCGAGACGAAGGAGCTTGTCCGGATCAGTATGCTGAAGAATAAAAGTGCGGCGTTCGTTTGGGAATTTATGTTCACAAGGTCGATGTACGAAACACCGGATATGGTCCAGCAGCATCACCTGCTTAACCGGATCTCCGGGCTTATCGACGACGGCACTATACATACGACCTTAACCGAGCGCTTGTCCCCCATACATGCGGGCAACCTTCGTCTTGCACATGCCAAGCTTGAAGAAGGCGGCATGATCGGCAAGCTCGTAATCGAAGGCTGGTGA
- a CDS encoding permease, translating to MYYIYRLGTPLAAVICLFLLAGIIINLGAIGLPAGVDSAAFGSFTILFMSILLEALPFILLGVLFSALLQVFVSDAVIARLTPRNGAAGILFGSLLGLLLPLCECGMIPVVRRLIRKGMPAYIGIVYIFAGPIINPIVLTATYVAFRTQPAMVWSRLGLAFAVCVVLGALLFRYMKADPLKRDAYSLAAANQGLASIHEQSRQHSMRSDVPLGRFGATMSHASDEFFDIGKYLIFGAFLAALVQTFVDREVLTSLGSHSLSSNAVMMGFAFLLSLCSTSDAFVASSFTGIFGPGALLAFLVFGPMIDLKSTFMLLSTFRTKIVLAIMGLLFILVLAGSMLVERLLF from the coding sequence ATGTATTATATTTACCGGCTGGGAACGCCGCTTGCTGCCGTCATATGCTTGTTCCTGCTTGCTGGCATAATAATCAATCTTGGGGCGATCGGGCTGCCCGCCGGCGTAGACAGCGCCGCCTTCGGGTCCTTCACCATTTTATTCATGAGCATTCTGCTGGAAGCTCTGCCATTCATTCTGCTGGGCGTGCTCTTCTCGGCGCTGCTCCAAGTATTCGTCTCGGATGCGGTCATTGCCAGATTGACGCCGAGAAACGGGGCGGCCGGCATATTATTCGGCAGTCTGCTCGGACTGCTGCTGCCGCTCTGCGAATGCGGAATGATTCCCGTCGTACGCCGCCTGATCCGCAAAGGGATGCCCGCCTATATCGGCATCGTCTATATTTTTGCAGGTCCGATTATTAATCCCATCGTCTTAACGGCAACCTACGTCGCCTTCCGTACCCAACCGGCCATGGTCTGGTCCAGGCTAGGACTGGCTTTCGCCGTTTGCGTCGTCTTGGGCGCGCTGCTCTTTCGGTACATGAAGGCCGATCCGCTCAAACGCGATGCCTATTCCTTGGCCGCCGCGAATCAAGGACTCGCCTCGATACACGAGCAGAGCCGCCAACATTCGATGCGCTCTGACGTGCCTCTTGGCCGGTTCGGCGCAACGATGTCGCACGCGTCCGACGAGTTTTTCGATATCGGCAAATATTTGATCTTCGGCGCTTTTCTGGCGGCGCTCGTACAGACCTTCGTCGACCGCGAGGTGCTGACTTCGCTCGGCAGTCACTCTCTATCGTCCAATGCGGTCATGATGGGCTTCGCGTTCCTGCTCTCGCTCTGCTCGACATCGGATGCGTTCGTCGCTTCATCATTCACCGGCATCTTCGGGCCGGGAGCGCTTCTTGCCTTCCTGGTATTCGGTCCCATGATCGATCTGAAGAGCACCTTCATGCTCCTCTCGACGTTCCGGACAAAGATCGTGCTTGCCATAATGGGGCTTCTGTTTATCCTCGTGCTCGCCGGTTCCATGTTGGTCGAACGGCTGCTGTTTTGA
- a CDS encoding TIGR03943 family putative permease subunit: MSTTNRRQLVHHLLRAGILAGFAIYIVYLVRTGSMTLYIEPRTVLYVKLSAIGLIAAAVYQFSVALQAGMGINIHYDCDCGHEPPESVWKNLLIYGLFLFPLTLGFIFPNGMFDVSTSGEQGYSFTGIESSLTGTGGHSPSSLTEEQLNRLFPADESSESFAEFGKRLYRQKEVIVSDQLYMETLSTLERYRPHFIGKTVVISGFVYRQEGMTSEQLAVGRYAADCCPADAQAYGMVISASRAAAYSNGTWVTVRGTLSEGSFNDQTLLLEAQHIQATNAPDSPDVYPGVQLDRKAY, from the coding sequence TTGTCAACAACCAATCGCCGACAGCTTGTTCATCACCTGCTGCGCGCAGGGATTCTGGCCGGATTCGCCATCTATATCGTCTATCTCGTCCGTACAGGCAGCATGACATTGTATATCGAGCCGCGCACGGTTCTCTATGTCAAGCTATCCGCCATCGGTCTCATTGCCGCAGCCGTTTACCAGTTTTCCGTCGCTCTTCAGGCGGGGATGGGAATTAATATTCATTACGATTGCGATTGCGGGCATGAGCCCCCTGAATCGGTCTGGAAGAATTTGCTCATCTATGGGCTGTTTCTGTTTCCGCTGACGCTCGGCTTCATTTTTCCGAATGGAATGTTCGATGTCTCGACGTCCGGCGAACAAGGTTACAGCTTCACCGGAATCGAGTCATCGTTAACCGGAACGGGCGGTCATTCGCCATCTTCACTTACGGAAGAGCAGCTGAACCGCCTGTTTCCGGCTGATGAGTCCTCGGAATCGTTCGCCGAATTCGGCAAAAGATTATATAGACAGAAGGAAGTCATCGTCTCTGACCAGCTTTATATGGAAACCTTATCGACCCTTGAGCGGTACCGACCTCATTTTATCGGTAAAACAGTCGTCATTAGCGGTTTCGTATACCGGCAGGAGGGAATGACAAGCGAGCAGCTTGCAGTCGGCCGATATGCCGCGGATTGCTGCCCGGCGGATGCGCAGGCTTACGGAATGGTCATTTCCGCTTCGCGGGCAGCGGCATACAGCAACGGCACTTGGGTTACCGTACGCGGGACGCTGAGCGAGGGAAGCTTCAATGACCAGACCCTGCTGCTGGAAGCACAGCACATTCAAGCCACGAATGCCCCCGATTCGCCCGATGTGTACCCGGGTGTCCAATTGGACCGGAAAGCATACTGA
- a CDS encoding alpha/beta-type small acid-soluble spore protein produces the protein MAGQSRSSNSLVVPQASAALDQMKYEVAQELGIQIPQDGYYGYMATRDAGALGGNITRKLVQIAEQQLAGNSGFAR, from the coding sequence ATGGCAGGACAATCCCGCAGCAGTAATTCGCTAGTCGTACCTCAAGCAAGCGCGGCGCTCGATCAAATGAAATATGAAGTCGCCCAAGAGCTAGGCATTCAAATCCCGCAAGACGGCTACTATGGTTATATGGCTACACGCGACGCTGGCGCCCTTGGCGGAAACATCACTCGCAAGCTCGTTCAAATCGCAGAACAGCAGCTTGCTGGCAACAGCGGCTTCGCCCGTTAA
- a CDS encoding O-methyltransferase: MNLETTSLARQVDYVFRQLEEELVHSAAGTVIIHIRNNAVGKFGIRHNPIESRNGQIGDKGAEQGMTPAQAQAFRQMAIDSLKLKRNWTHGEILYDFSVRSNTGAWSASIMFESNYNLANGMFRYQPKYSQQALRETP; the protein is encoded by the coding sequence ATGAATTTAGAAACGACGTCATTGGCACGGCAAGTAGACTACGTGTTTCGTCAATTAGAGGAAGAGCTCGTTCACTCGGCAGCAGGTACAGTCATCATACATATTCGAAATAATGCAGTCGGCAAATTCGGAATCCGCCATAATCCCATCGAAAGCCGAAACGGGCAAATCGGCGACAAAGGGGCGGAGCAGGGAATGACCCCCGCACAGGCGCAGGCATTCAGACAGATGGCGATCGATTCGCTGAAATTGAAACGAAATTGGACCCATGGCGAAATTCTGTATGATTTTTCGGTTCGTTCGAATACGGGCGCATGGTCGGCAAGCATTATGTTCGAATCTAACTATAATTTAGCCAATGGAATGTTCCGCTATCAGCCGAAATATTCGCAGCAGGCGCTTCGCGAAACACCCTAA
- a CDS encoding sensor histidine kinase, translating to MDTAKRTDLDRMPVSAEETIRYRWIHSLRNRLIVILLLSSIIPIVLIGTTSYYYIHSLQENKVRNAIQNNLMKVATALENNLSNLNHVSQQLALSGKVGKNIYDYMTNENLLDRRTAANNVNEEINFIGSTNPNVSLMMYYNAPTNQYIFQNYPARVKTSLKDLPVLATTKGMTYYGPHKTLNSASSGFVLSVSRKVNVYDIGDNFIYIESNSSVIEDALNDDNFMDMNYLIVNEEGMIAYSENEAKFPIGSDYRHQKTIKLEESNYYAFQEGSKLGWTVVSLIPVKTFERESRSWFSKIMLFSALSLGISLLFVWIIWRTVYRPLTRISKAILSIDDHQFIQPKRTRLIEFDLLIDQFKYLKHRIIHLMEEIKQKEKNKARLEVEKLLLQINPHFIHNTLDTIRWIARINGQETIDKLVSTLNRLLYYNMGKGETATIKDEVTALNDYVELQGIRYNFQFNVEVNADESVMGIHIPRFILQPLVENALYHGGSDNGLISVQIGWQSADLLSIQVTDTGVGITDESIRALLDQSGGERKKAGMGIGVQYVLRMIQFQYGEEAQLLIESNKGSGTTITLLLPMNEKEDERHERADR from the coding sequence GTGGATACAGCAAAAAGGACTGACCTTGACCGGATGCCCGTTTCTGCGGAAGAAACAATCCGTTATCGATGGATTCACTCGCTTAGGAATAGATTGATCGTTATTTTGCTGCTATCATCCATTATTCCAATTGTATTAATCGGCACAACTTCCTACTACTATATCCATTCTCTGCAGGAAAATAAAGTAAGAAACGCGATCCAAAACAATTTAATGAAAGTCGCAACCGCGCTCGAGAACAATTTAAGCAATTTAAATCACGTGTCCCAGCAGCTGGCTCTGAGCGGAAAGGTCGGCAAAAACATTTACGACTACATGACGAATGAGAATTTGTTGGACCGGCGAACAGCGGCGAACAACGTGAACGAAGAAATTAACTTTATCGGCTCCACGAATCCGAATGTCTCTTTGATGATGTATTATAATGCCCCGACCAACCAGTACATTTTTCAGAATTATCCGGCACGGGTGAAAACCTCGCTGAAAGATTTGCCGGTACTTGCCACCACAAAGGGGATGACCTACTACGGTCCGCACAAGACGCTCAATAGCGCGAGCAGCGGCTTCGTGCTGTCGGTATCGCGGAAAGTCAACGTTTACGATATCGGCGACAATTTCATCTATATCGAATCGAACAGCTCCGTCATCGAAGATGCGCTGAATGACGACAATTTTATGGATATGAACTATTTGATTGTCAACGAGGAAGGCATGATTGCGTACAGCGAGAACGAAGCGAAATTCCCAATCGGCTCGGATTACCGGCACCAGAAAACGATAAAACTCGAAGAATCGAATTATTATGCGTTTCAAGAGGGCAGCAAGCTGGGATGGACGGTCGTTTCGCTGATTCCGGTGAAAACGTTCGAGCGGGAATCCAGAAGCTGGTTTTCCAAAATTATGTTGTTTTCCGCGCTTTCGCTCGGAATCAGTCTGCTGTTTGTCTGGATTATTTGGCGTACGGTCTACCGGCCGTTAACCCGAATCAGCAAAGCCATCTTATCCATCGACGATCATCAATTTATTCAGCCGAAACGGACGAGGCTCATCGAGTTCGATCTCTTGATCGATCAGTTCAAATATTTAAAACATCGAATCATCCATTTAATGGAAGAGATTAAACAGAAGGAAAAGAATAAAGCCAGACTGGAAGTGGAGAAGCTGCTGCTGCAAATCAATCCCCATTTCATTCACAACACACTCGATACGATTCGCTGGATCGCACGCATCAACGGGCAGGAAACAATCGACAAGCTGGTCTCCACCCTTAACCGGCTGCTTTATTACAATATGGGTAAAGGCGAAACGGCCACCATCAAGGACGAGGTCACCGCGTTGAATGATTATGTGGAGCTGCAGGGCATCCGGTATAATTTCCAGTTCAACGTTGAAGTCAATGCCGATGAATCCGTTATGGGGATTCATATTCCTAGATTTATTCTGCAGCCGCTGGTTGAGAACGCGTTATATCATGGAGGCAGCGACAATGGGTTAATCAGCGTCCAGATCGGCTGGCAGAGCGCTGATCTTCTATCCATCCAAGTAACCGATACCGGGGTAGGGATAACCGATGAATCCATTCGCGCACTGCTCGACCAGTCCGGCGGCGAACGGAAGAAGGCCGGCATGGGAATCGGGGTTCAGTACGTCTTGCGAATGATTCAGTTTCAATATGGCGAAGAAGCGCAACTGCTCATCGAGAGCAACAAGGGTTCGGGAACGACGATTACGTTACTGTTGCCTATGAACGAAAAGGAGGATGAACGGCATGAACGTGCTGATCGTTGA
- a CDS encoding SGNH/GDSL hydrolase family protein — protein MQIGKNDKLVMIGDSITDCERARPVGEGLWGAIGKGYVSIVEGMLTAVHPERSIRVVNMGSSGNTVKDLKNRWQTDVLDLKPDWLSVMIGTNDVWRQFDHPLQTEIHVKLEEYEQTLEELVVRTKPLLKGLVLMTPFYIEPNAADPMRAAMDQYGNAVRTIAARHGALFVDTQAAFNRLLEHVYPATVAWDRVHPNGTGHMLLARSFLHAVGFDYNVAL, from the coding sequence CTGCAAATTGGCAAGAACGACAAGCTGGTCATGATCGGCGATTCCATTACGGACTGCGAGCGGGCGAGACCGGTAGGCGAGGGCCTGTGGGGCGCGATTGGCAAAGGCTATGTATCCATTGTGGAGGGAATGCTGACGGCAGTCCATCCGGAGCGCAGCATCCGCGTTGTTAATATGGGCAGCAGCGGGAATACCGTCAAGGACTTGAAGAACCGCTGGCAGACCGATGTCCTGGATTTGAAGCCGGACTGGCTGTCGGTCATGATCGGGACCAATGATGTGTGGAGACAATTTGATCACCCTCTCCAGACCGAGATCCACGTGAAGCTGGAGGAATATGAGCAGACGCTGGAAGAGCTTGTCGTCCGCACCAAGCCGCTGCTGAAAGGTCTTGTTCTCATGACCCCATTCTATATCGAGCCCAATGCAGCCGATCCGATGCGCGCGGCTATGGATCAATACGGCAATGCAGTGAGAACGATCGCCGCCAGGCACGGGGCATTGTTCGTCGATACGCAAGCGGCGTTCAACCGTCTGCTTGAGCACGTGTATCCCGCGACAGTAGCCTGGGACCGCGTGCATCCGAACGGAACGGGGCATATGCTGCTGGCAAGATCGTTCCTGCATGCGGTTGGCTTCGACTACAACGTAGCCCTATAA
- a CDS encoding acrylyl-CoA reductase family protein, producing the protein MTAVFRSLVAHRSEDGSIDAKIREMNLEDLPSGDVTIRVLYSSLNYKDALAVSPDSRIVKNYPIIPGIDLAGVVTESRDERYGPGDEVIVTGYGLGVAHHGGFSELARVPGDWIVPRPQGLTLQEAMALGTAGFTAALSIHRLEANGLAPSQGTVLVTGATGGVGSLAVAMLARGGYDIAASTGKENSRSYLRELGAASIVNRSELNPDNPPPLNKQRWAAAIDPVGGPSLAYILSALQYGGSVAVSGLTGGAQLPATVYPFILRGVNLLGIDSVYCPEPLRRQLWDRMAAELKPDGLLSTISSVIALADVPDILQAILSGRHTGRTIVKLD; encoded by the coding sequence ATGACAGCTGTATTTCGTTCGCTAGTCGCTCACCGATCCGAAGATGGATCCATCGACGCCAAGATACGGGAGATGAACCTTGAGGACCTGCCTTCCGGCGATGTTACGATACGGGTTCTTTATTCAAGCCTCAATTATAAAGATGCATTGGCGGTTTCTCCGGATAGCCGCATCGTGAAAAACTATCCGATCATCCCCGGGATCGATTTGGCGGGCGTTGTCACCGAATCGCGCGATGAACGCTATGGGCCCGGCGATGAAGTTATCGTCACCGGTTACGGGCTTGGGGTCGCTCATCATGGCGGATTCAGCGAGCTGGCCCGGGTGCCGGGCGACTGGATCGTTCCGCGACCGCAAGGGTTAACGCTGCAGGAGGCGATGGCGCTTGGAACGGCGGGCTTCACGGCCGCGCTATCCATCCACCGTCTGGAAGCCAATGGTCTTGCGCCTTCGCAAGGAACCGTGCTTGTCACGGGCGCGACCGGCGGCGTCGGCAGCTTGGCCGTCGCGATGCTCGCCCGGGGCGGGTATGATATCGCAGCATCGACAGGGAAGGAGAACAGCCGCTCCTACTTGCGCGAGCTAGGCGCGGCTTCCATTGTGAACCGTTCAGAGCTTAACCCGGACAACCCGCCGCCGCTCAACAAGCAGCGATGGGCTGCCGCAATCGATCCGGTCGGCGGCCCATCGCTTGCCTATATCCTGAGCGCCCTTCAATATGGAGGATCCGTTGCGGTCAGCGGACTAACCGGAGGTGCCCAGCTTCCCGCCACCGTCTATCCGTTCATCCTGCGGGGCGTTAATCTGCTGGGCATCGACTCCGTCTATTGTCCGGAGCCTCTAAGACGGCAGCTCTGGGACCGAATGGCTGCGGAGCTGAAGCCGGACGGACTGTTGTCAACCATCAGCAGCGTTATTGCGCTTGCGGATGTGCCGGACATACTCCAGGCTATTCTGTCCGGCCGTCACACGGGAAGAACGATTGTAAAGCTGGATTAG
- a CDS encoding DUF5325 family protein, whose protein sequence is MPKPLALFFAVFSVLLMSATAVAISYNGWIAALLFILTLCSIVIGFIVSAKMKRRKQG, encoded by the coding sequence ATGCCTAAACCGCTTGCCTTGTTTTTCGCCGTATTTTCCGTACTTCTCATGAGCGCGACTGCCGTCGCGATTAGCTATAACGGATGGATTGCAGCCTTGCTTTTTATCTTAACCCTATGCAGCATCGTAATCGGGTTTATCGTCAGCGCCAAAATGAAACGCCGCAAACAGGGATAA
- the trpS gene encoding tryptophan--tRNA ligase, with product MKRVLSGIQPSGQLTLGNYIGAIQNFVKLQETHECFFMVVDLHAITVPQDPADLREQTESVAALFIAAGIDPAKASVFAQSHVPAHAELGWLMTTLANMGELERMTQFKDKSEGKDSVGAGLFVYPTLMAADILVYNADLVPVGDDQKQHLELTRDLAQRFNHRYGDYFTVPEPYIPKVGARIMSLDDASKKMSKSNPNEGSAIKLLDPPDVIRKKISRATTDSGREVRYNPAEKPEVSNLMSIYAHCSGMSLDEIEAKYEGQMYGAFKKDLAEHVVAKLAPLQDKYNEIRSSGTIHDILKQGADKVSAIADRTVRDVKERMGFLMPR from the coding sequence ATGAAAAGGGTATTGTCGGGGATTCAACCCAGCGGTCAGCTGACGCTTGGCAACTACATCGGCGCGATTCAAAATTTCGTGAAGCTGCAGGAGACGCATGAGTGCTTCTTCATGGTCGTTGACCTGCATGCCATTACAGTGCCTCAGGACCCTGCCGACCTGCGCGAGCAGACGGAATCGGTCGCTGCGCTGTTTATCGCAGCCGGCATCGATCCGGCTAAGGCGAGCGTGTTCGCACAGTCCCATGTACCGGCGCACGCCGAGCTCGGCTGGCTGATGACGACGCTTGCCAATATGGGCGAGCTGGAGCGCATGACGCAATTCAAGGACAAATCCGAGGGCAAAGATTCGGTCGGGGCGGGCTTATTCGTCTATCCGACGCTGATGGCGGCGGACATTCTCGTCTACAATGCGGATTTGGTTCCGGTCGGCGACGACCAGAAGCAGCATTTGGAGCTGACGCGCGATCTCGCGCAGCGCTTTAACCACCGGTATGGCGATTATTTCACCGTTCCAGAGCCTTATATTCCGAAGGTGGGCGCACGGATCATGTCGCTTGACGATGCATCGAAGAAGATGAGCAAGAGCAATCCGAACGAGGGCAGCGCCATCAAGCTGCTGGATCCGCCGGATGTCATCCGCAAGAAAATAAGCCGTGCGACGACGGACTCCGGACGCGAAGTAAGGTATAACCCTGCGGAAAAGCCGGAAGTCAGCAACCTGATGAGCATCTACGCCCACTGCTCGGGTATGTCCCTTGATGAGATCGAAGCGAAATACGAGGGTCAGATGTACGGGGCGTTCAAGAAGGATCTGGCTGAGCACGTCGTGGCGAAGCTTGCGCCGCTGCAGGACAAGTACAACGAAATCCGCAGCTCCGGAACCATTCACGATATCTTGAAGCAAGGCGCGGATAAAGTATCGGCTATTGCCGACCGGACGGTCCGCGATGTGAAGGAGCGCATGGGCTTTCTGATGCCGCGTTAG
- a CDS encoding alpha/beta-type small acid-soluble spore protein gives MAGQSRSSNTLVVPQANAALQQMKYEAAQELGIQIPADGYYGNFATRDAGSLGGYITRKLVQIAEQQLSGYSQNR, from the coding sequence ATGGCAGGACAATCCCGCAGCAGCAATACACTGGTCGTTCCACAAGCAAACGCAGCTTTGCAACAAATGAAATACGAGGCTGCGCAAGAGCTTGGCATTCAAATTCCTGCAGACGGTTACTACGGCAACTTCGCAACTCGCGATGCAGGTTCGCTTGGTGGCTACATCACGCGCAAACTTGTACAAATCGCTGAGCAGCAGCTTTCCGGCTACTCGCAAAACCGTTAA
- a CDS encoding methyl-accepting chemotaxis protein has product MQWFHSLSIRNKLLVGCYTIVSIFALLLLLTLLVSGGSIVAGLIVIGAAGIITFPLVGVIERALTSSIRDISSIAFGIAKGDFTQRVDVSSSSSLGELGHSFNSMVDKLRDILKETTNISRIVNDASRTIFEKNTSLKQVMEQVGASAGELATGANEISGDVSEMADSIREIEDKVSSYAHSTQEMNTRSEYTLALVEKGRQAVESQSAGMQRNVEATSNVAATIQELARQAEGISAITRTISDLAEQTNLLSLNASIEAARAGEHGRGFAIVAQEVRKLAEESTSSTKEVFGLVRSIDQGVKQAIQNIHINEEVVQQQTVILRESEHIFGEIVSSVRSISELIGQFSRESEAMMESARVISGAVQNISAITQQSAAGTEQVSASMNEQIASVQEVVDETEKMRQIVMQLQRTISIFKV; this is encoded by the coding sequence ATGCAATGGTTTCATTCCTTATCGATCCGTAACAAGCTTTTGGTTGGCTGTTATACGATTGTAAGTATTTTTGCTCTTCTCCTGCTGCTTACGCTGCTGGTCTCGGGTGGGTCTATTGTTGCAGGACTTATCGTCATCGGTGCAGCCGGAATCATTACCTTTCCGCTCGTAGGAGTGATTGAGAGAGCGCTTACATCATCGATTCGGGACATCTCATCCATCGCGTTCGGCATCGCCAAGGGCGATTTTACTCAACGGGTCGACGTATCTTCCTCCTCGTCGCTGGGCGAGCTGGGCCATTCGTTCAACAGCATGGTCGACAAATTACGCGATATTTTGAAAGAAACGACGAACATCTCCCGCATCGTCAATGATGCCAGCCGGACTATCTTCGAGAAGAATACAAGCTTGAAGCAGGTCATGGAGCAGGTCGGAGCTTCCGCCGGCGAGCTCGCTACCGGAGCGAATGAAATATCCGGCGATGTCAGCGAGATGGCGGATTCGATTCGCGAGATCGAGGACAAGGTCAGCTCGTACGCCCATTCGACCCAAGAAATGAATACCCGCTCCGAATATACGCTTGCGCTCGTCGAGAAAGGCCGGCAAGCGGTTGAAAGTCAATCGGCCGGCATGCAGCGCAACGTAGAAGCGACATCCAACGTTGCGGCGACGATCCAGGAGTTGGCCCGCCAAGCGGAAGGCATCTCCGCCATCACCCGCACGATCTCCGACCTTGCGGAGCAGACGAACCTGCTGTCGCTCAACGCCTCGATCGAAGCGGCGCGGGCCGGCGAGCATGGACGCGGCTTCGCGATTGTCGCCCAAGAGGTGCGCAAGCTGGCCGAGGAGTCGACCTCGTCGACGAAGGAGGTATTCGGGCTCGTTCGCAGCATCGATCAGGGCGTTAAGCAGGCGATTCAGAACATACATATTAACGAGGAAGTCGTCCAGCAGCAGACGGTTATCCTTCGCGAGTCCGAGCATATCTTCGGCGAAATCGTCTCCAGCGTACGATCGATTTCGGAATTGATCGGTCAATTCTCCCGCGAAAGCGAAGCTATGATGGAGAGCGCGCGCGTCATTTCCGGCGCCGTTCAGAATATATCGGCGATCACCCAGCAATCGGCGGCGGGTACGGAGCAGGTATCCGCATCCATGAACGAACAGATCGCTTCCGTGCAAGAGGTGGTCGACGAAACCGAGAAGATGCGGCAGATCGTGATGCAGCTCCAGCGCACCATATCGATCTTTAAAGTGTAA